A stretch of DNA from Candidatus Gastranaerophilales bacterium:
ATTTATCAGCAGCAGAAGGTGCATTTTCATCAGCATTAATTAATAAAACAGAAAAAGAACTTGATAAAAACATAGAAGAAAATCAATTAACATCAATCTCCAACAATTTTAAAACAGCACAAGGTGAATACTTAAATTATTCAGGCATGCTTGATCAGGCGAAAGCAGTATCAGACTCATTATCAACACAATCAGCATCACTACTTTCACAACTGACAAAATCAGATGCAAAAATAGCCGGTTTAAACACACAAAGAGATGCAGCTCAAACAGAAGTAAACAGCATTAAAACAACAAAATCCGGTATTGAGCAACAAAAATCCCTTCAATTAACAAACTTGGGCAGACAAAAAGGCAGTGTTAACAGCAGTATTTCAAATGTAAGCGGAAAACTTTCAGCAGCTCAGTCAGAAGCAGCAATGCCTGCAGCAGACGGTTCTGAAAACACAGCGGCAAAAGCGTTGGTAAGTGCATTACAAAGCCAATTAGCAAGCCTTAAAGAAAACTTGAACAAAATCAATCAAGAAATCAGTGAAACAACTAAAGACTACAACCAAAAAATAAATGAACAAGAACAAAAATTAAACAAAGCCGAAGCAAACTTCAACAAAATCTCAAATGAATTAAACCAAGAATTGGTTGTAAATAACGGAATTTCTTTAGAAAGCGCACAAGTAACCCAAACATTAAAAGAAGCTCAAGTTTATGAAAGAAGCGTAGAAACTCTTTTAACAACTGCCGAAGCTAAAATGAACAAACTTGAAGCAGAAGAAAAGCTTCAACAAGAAAAAACAACAGAAAAGAAAAATGTATTCGCAACAGCAAGCAACTACACCATCGAAAAAGAAAAAGAATTGATGGAAAGAAAACAACAAGCACAGCTTGAAGAACAAAAACAACAACAACAATAATCAAATAGTTTGAAAAGGAGTAGAAGAAAAGCCGGTTATTAAAACCCGGCTTTTTCTTCTACTAACGCACAAATAATATGTCCAATCATAATATGCGCCTCTTGGACAACAGAAGTTTCAAAAGAAGGAACCTTAATAACAAAATCACACAAATTATCTAAATCGGATTGCGCGCTGCCTGTTAAGGCAACGACTATAAGCCCTGTTTTTTTTGCTTCTACAACAGCCTCAATAATATTCCCGGAAGAACCCGAGGTAGAAATAGCGAAGAAAACATCGCCCTTAGCGCCACAAGCGTTTATTTGTCTTGAAAAAATATTATTAAATTCAAAATCATTGGCAACAGCAGTCAAAATAGAAGTATTAACCGTAAGGGCAAATGCACACAAAGCCTTTCTATTTTTTCTGAATTTAGAAACAAGCTCACATGCCAAATGTTGTGAATCGGCAGCAGAGCCGCCATTACCTGCGAAAAGCACTTTCTTGCCTGATTTATAAGCTGTAACAATAACATTGACAATATTTTCTATATTATGTAAAAGTGCTTCATCAGCAAGCATCTGACATTTTACATCAACAGCTTCTTGTATATATTGCCGGATAAAATCTTTCATAAATCCTCGTAAACAGAACCACAAAACAATTATACAGCAAATTTTATACAAAAACATAGTTCATTTAAAGCACTTTTTCATAAATAATATTGGAAACAAGATTTCCTTTTTCCATCCCTGCGGCGAATTTTTCACCTACTTTCCTAAATCCAAGCCTTTGCGCCAAATGCCTCATAGGACGATTATTTTTTTTTGTTTCAATCCACACCCCCTTACAGCCTTTAAGTTTTAAATCATCAAGAATAAATAAGAGGCTTTGCTCTATCTGAAGAGCAAAGCCTCTTTTAGCCCCGCCATAAAAAGAACAGGTAAAATTTTTATCGGAAATTTTTTTAAAATCACACAAAACCACAAACCCAAAGTACTCTTTAGAATTTTGAGTAATAGAATAAGCTGCAATGGGAATATTTTTTTTGTTCAAGAACCCGTCCAAAAAGAAGGCAACAGGATTTTGATATGAAGAAAAAATAATTTCGGAATAAAAAACAAGCAGAGCCAATAGCTCATAAAAAGCCACGGACAGGTTTTTCACCTCAATCAACTGAATCATAAACTACCCTTGCAACCATCTGCTATCTTTCATCAAAAAACACATCACAGAACTCTACTCCTAAAAGAGCCAACGAATGATATAATTTATCCCCAAAGAACTGCAGCTGAACAGATTTATTACTTCCGCTGATAACTGACGAAAAATCGATTACCTTATCTGTGGTCATAGTTACGTAACCATAAGCAACATCATCATCGTCCAAGACACCTTGACCTTTTTGTCCATGGTCATCATAAAACACTAAAGTATTAGATTCCAAATGAGAAAAAGCAGAATTATCCTCAATTTCATAATCCGAATAATTCTTTTTAACCTGACAGTTAAAGTTGTTATCTTCATCCATAGCAAGTATCAAATAAAGATTTTCAATCGTTTTATTTATATTAATATTGCCAAAGTGAAAAAATGGACTGGACCACGAAAAAGTAACCGGTTCGCCTAAAAAACTGGAACCGACAGCTTCTTTAACAATACGCCCATCTCTAAGTGAACATAAAATCTGTCCTTCATATTCCCATGCAGCAACAATTTCATAAGGCGCAATCCTCTGAAACCAGGCTTTGTTAACATAATCGTATATCAGAATTGTATCAAAATACTTTTTATTAGAACGATATAAAAAGCACCACAGCTGGGATTTATCGTAATAATTCAAAAGCATGGCTTCGCGATTAGCATAATTAACAAAGTCCTGAAGTTTATTCTTTATAATCCCGGAAAGTGCGGATTCCTGAATAATTTGTCCCAGTTCATTAACCGTAAAAGGATAAATTCCGTTATTAAAAAAGACCTGAATACCATGGGAAGCATTTGTAGCAAACGGACTTACGGAGCCCAAATTTGAAAACGGCTCAATAGTAAAATTACCGGGAGAATTCCCTGTTAATACAAAAGTCTGCTGTGCTTTATGAATAATAAGCGTATCTTTATAGCAGCATAATGCCGTAATAGGGCTGGTATCATTATGAAAATTATTAATAACTCCCGCATCATTAGCAGAGGTCCAATCATTAAACTTTCCCAAAGCACTGTAATACAGAGCAGCCCCATCACCTATAAAAATCCTTCCTTTATAGATTTCAACGGCCTGACCTCTAATTTGGTGATTACCTGCCGTAGTGGCATTAGCCTGATAAATTTCCTGAGAGGAGCCGGGTATAAACAAAAACGGGTCATCAATACCGTTAGAAACAAAAACCCCATTTAAAAATTTCTTAAAATTAGGCTTTGTCTCCGGAGTTAAATCAGCTTTTTTAACTATAAACTCCTCATTATTATAATATAAAAATTTACCATTTTTAGTTACCACAACTAAAAAAGAATTGCCCTCGTTTTCCCCTTCAAAACCGCCGATAATTTCATCAGAAAGACTCTCAGGCAAAACAGCGTAAAGCTGTGAGCCTTTCATCTTAACAATACCGCCGCCTTTTAAAAGTTCAACATTGAATCCGTCAGACCAGGAACATTTTTTCTCATCCTGTGCAACTAAAGGCGGCGAACTTTTAAAATCAAGCCCCCCG
This window harbors:
- a CDS encoding SIS domain-containing protein, translated to MKDFIRQYIQEAVDVKCQMLADEALLHNIENIVNVIVTAYKSGKKVLFAGNGGSAADSQHLACELVSKFRKNRKALCAFALTVNTSILTAVANDFEFNNIFSRQINACGAKGDVFFAISTSGSSGNIIEAVVEAKKTGLIVVALTGSAQSDLDNLCDFVIKVPSFETSVVQEAHIMIGHIICALVEEKAGF